CCGTCAAGGCACCGCCCCGCGCGCGTGGCCCCCGGCACGACCTGCGGCAGGGCACCCCGGACGCGTCGTCGTTCCCGCGCGCGGCCTGGCTGACCTCCTACCGGCGGGCCGTCCAGCAGGCACCCAACGAGGTGTTCGGTCCCGGTGACCCGGCCGGCCGCCGGGAACTGCGGGAGGCCCTCACCGAGTACCTGGCACGCGCGCGTGGCGTGCGCACCGAGCCCGAGCGCATCGTGATCTGCTCGGGCTTCGCCCATGCGCTGCGGCTCCTGTTCGGCCCGGGCAGCGGGCTCCCGCGCGGTCCGCTGGCCGTGGAGGCGTACGGCCTGGACTTCCACCGGGGGCTGCTGGCGGCGGCGGGCGTGCGGACGACTCCGCTGCCCCTGGACGCGGACGGGGCGCGCGTGGAGCGGCTGGATCGCGAGCGGGCGGTGCTGCTCACTCCCGCGCACCAGTTCCCGACCGGTGGTCCCCTGCACGCGAGCCGCCGGACCGCCGTGATCGACTGGGCACGCGCGCGTGGCGGGGTTCTCCTCGAGGACGACTACGACGGGGAGTTCCGCTACGACCGCAAGCCCGTCGGCGCCGTTCAGGGGCTCGATCCCGAGCGGGTGATCTACCTCGGCTCGGTCAGCAAGAGCCTGTCGCCCGCGCTGCGGCTGGGCTGGATGGTGCTGCCCGAGCGGTACGTCGACGGTGTCCTCGCGGCCAAGGGCGAGCGGGAGGCCTGGGCGAGTGTCCTGGATCAGCTGAGTCTGGCCGACCTCATCGTGTCCGGGGCGTACGACCGTCATGTACGGCGCATGCGGCAGCGTTACCGCGGTCGCCGGGACCGGCTGGTCGAGGCGCTCACCGCGCAGGCGCCGCATGTCGAGGTCACCGGCGTCGCGGCCGGTCTCCACGCGGTGCTGCGGCTGCCGCCCGGCACCGAGCGGTCCGCGCTCAAGGCGGCCGCCTGGCAGGGCGTGGCGCTGGACGGCCTGGCCTCCTTCCGGCATCCGGCGACCGACATGACGCCGGAGGACGGGCTCGTCGTCGGCTACGCGACGCCGCCGGAGCACGCCTACGCGGCGGCGCTGGACGCGCTGTGCCGGATCCTGCCGCCGCCGAACGGGCGGCGGCGCCCCGCCCTCGAATGGGGCGCGCCGTAGGGCGTCCCACGGACGTCCCACGGCGCGCATGCCCCCGGATACGGCGGCCTCAGAGCTTGCGGGCCACCGCCCCGTACCCCGGGATCACGCCGTCGTCCTGTCCCGGCACCGGTTCACCGAGCTCGGGGTGCCACTCGGGCACCACCGCGACGCCGGGTTCGACCAGGTCGAGCCCGTCGAAGAAGCGGGTGAACTCCTCGCGGGACCGCAGGGCGAGGGTGACGCCCGCCGCCTTCAGCTTCGCCGTGGCCGCCGCCGACTCCTCCGGGGAGAAGTCCGCGGTGGCGTGGGTCATCATCAGGTAGCTGCCGGAGGGCAGTGCGGCGAGCAGCCGGTCCACCAGCTCGTGCGCGCCGTCCTCGTCGGAGACGAAGTGCAGCAGCGCGACCAGTGACAGCGCCACCGGCCGGCTGAGGTCCAGGATCTTCCGGGCCCCCTCGATGATGGCGTCCGGATCACGGACGTCCGCCTGGAGGTACTCCGTGACGCCCTCCGACGTGCTGCGCAGCAGGGCGGCCGCGTGGGCCAGGACGATCGGGTCGTTGTCGCAGTAGACCACCCGGGCGTCCGGCGCGATCTGCTGAGCGACCTGGTGCAGGTTGGGCTCGGTCGGGATGCCCGTGCCGACGTCCAGGAACTGCCGTACGCCGTTCCTGGCCAGCCAGCGGGTGGAGCGGTGCATGAAGGCCCGGTTGACTCGTGCCATCACCGGCACGCGCGGGTCGAGGGCGAGCATCTGCCGGCCCTCCCCCACTGCCTTAAGGGCGTGGGCGGTACCCCCACTCGTCGACGGGGTAGTTGTCCTTCCCGCCGAGGTACCAGTCGTACATCCGTGCGGGATGGGGCTTGCTGGTGTCGATCTCGACGGCTCCGGTGGGGTCCTGCCCGGTCATGAGGCACTCCGTAAGCATGTGACGGGAATGGTGTTCAAGTCAGTACCAAATTAAGGAAGTTGAGCAAAGCAAGGGCGGGTGGGCGAAGACGGGCGGGCGAAGACGGGTGGGCGAAGACGGGTGGGGGGTGAGCTGAGCAAGAAGTGCCAGGCAGGTCCGTTCAGGACAGCAGGAAGTCCGCCTCCCCCGCCTTGGCTCCCTCGATGAAGGCCGTCATCTCGTCGGAGGTGTAGATCAGCGCCGGTCCGTCGGGATCGGTGGACTGCCGGACGGCGATCCGGCCGTCGGCGAGCTTCATCGCTTCCAGGCAGTTGCCTCCGTTGCCGCCGCTCCACGGCTTGTGCCAGCCCTCGCTGCCCAGCTCCCGGGCGGGCATGCCGTTGTAGATCCGCTGAGCGCGGACCCTCGGCCTGGACTGGGTCCTGATGTGATTCATTCACAACTCCTTGCGGAGATCCCGGAGGATCTCCTTCGTGCGATGTGCAGTAGCGGCCTGCGCCGCCATGCGGTCCATGACCTCGAGGTGGGTCGCCACCTCGGTGCGGGCGTCGAGATAGACGGCGCCGGTCAGGTACTCGCTGTAGACCATGTCCGGAAGCTCCGGCATGGCGAATCGGAACAGCACGAAGGGCCCGTACGTGCCCGGATGCGGCCCGTTCTCGAACGGGGCGACCTGCAACGTCACATTGGGCAGCTTCGCGACCTCGAGCAGGGTGTCGATCTGCGCGCGCATCACCTCCGGGCCGCCGACCGGGCGACGCAGCACCGTCTCGTCCATCACGACCCACAGTCGGGGGGCGTCCTGACGAGTGAGCAGGTCCTGGCGTTGTATGCGCAGGTCGACGAGGCGCTCGATGTCCTCCGGGCGGGTCTGGCCGATGGCGCCGGACCTCAGGACACCGCGCGCGTAGTCCTTGGTCTGGAGCAGGCCGGGCACGAAGTGGGGCTCGTACTGGCGGATCAGGGCGGCGGCGCCCTCGAGGCTGACGTGCATCGAGAACCAGCCGGGCAGGACGTCGTGGAACCGCTGCCACCAGCCCGGCTTGTTCGCGTCCTCGGCGAGCTGGACGAAGCCCTCGGCCTCCTCGTCGGTGACCCCGTAGGCCTTCAGCAGCAGCTGGAGGTACGGAATCTTGAGGCTGACCTCGGCCATCTCCATACGACGGACCGTGGCGGGCGCGACACGCAGGATGCGGGCGGCTTCCTCGCGCTTGAGCCCGGCGCGTTCCCGCAGGTCCAGCAGGCGCCGACCGAGGACTACCTGTCCGACCGTCGGCGCGGACCGCGGTTCGCTCACGCTCCACCTCCACGAAGAGCCCGGCCGGTCACGCGGAGGCCGCACGAGCCCCGACCCGGCCGGTCACGAAAAGAATCCCGACAGCCCTACGGCGCCGCTCGAAGATCAATTCGAAGGTCTGTACGAATCCGTACGGATCTTCACCGATCCCAATTGGCGCCGTTCAACGTGCTGTTGCGAGCAGTGTGCCACGGCCCCCCACCGCGTCACACAGCACTCTGCATTTTTCAGAGTGACACTTGCCAAGTGTTCACGGCGGGGAGATAGTGGCAAGCGTGATTCCGTCCGCGCCCTTAGGAACAGACGCCGCCGCAGGCCGCCCCCAGGGTCTCGGTGCCAGCGCGGGAGCAGGCCCAGACCAGGCCGCTGCCGAGCGCCGGTTCCGATTCGAACTGGCCGCCCATCCGGGTTCCCCCGCCCAGGCCAGACGCCTGACGAGGGCCCGGCTGACCGGCTGGTCGGTGTGCGAGGACACCTGCGACACCGCCGCCCTGGTCATATCCGAGCTGGTCACCAACGCCATCGTGCACACCGCGAGCGACGTCGTCGTCTGCGAGCTGCACGACGGCGACGACCTGGTCCGCATAGCCGTGCGCGACGAGGGGTGCGCGCCGGGTGAGCCCCATCCCTCCCCGCAGCGCCCCGAGGAGGAGCACGGGAGGGGACTGCTCCTCGTCGAAGCCCTCTGTCACGCCTGGGGCGCCCATGAGCACGGGCCCGGCCTGCTGGTCTGGGCCGACCTGACCCGCAAGGCCGACGCTCTCCGCGATCCCGCCGAGCCCTGCAACAGCCTGGACACGGCCGAGCCGCACCACGCCGACCTGGGCGAGCTGCTCGACACGCTGGACGAGTTCCACGACGGTCCCGCCCAGCCGCACACCGGTCCGGCCGGGCCCCGCAACGACCTCGGCTGGGGCTCCCGCCCGAAGCCCGGACCGTCCGACGGCCCGGGCGACGAGGACGAGCAGGCCGAGCAGTGGTACCGCGCCATGGCCGGCCGGGCCGCCGGCCGGCCCCACCCCGTGCCGCCGGCCGTACCCGCCGCGACCTCCGCCAAGCCCGCACCCGCCGCCGACGGTCCGGCCCCCCGCGTTGCGCCGCAGTGGCACCGCGCCGCCGGCGGCCACGGCGGGTACGAGGGCGGCCGCGACGGACGACCGGCCGGCCACTCCGCCGGACCCCTCCCGCTCGAGCACGGGCGCGAGCGGGGAAGGGCATGAGCGCGGTCTACGGTCGGGCTCCGCTGCTGACCCTCGACACACTCGTCCGCCTCCAGCGCGGGCCGGGCGGTGCGCACACCCCCGAGCCGCCGCGCCGGCTGGCCGTGCCCGACGGCATGACGGCCCCGCTGGGCTGCGACGCCGTCTCCGTCCCCGCCCGCCTCGGCCCGCTGCTCATGCCGCGCCTGCCGCGCGTGGGGTGCGTCTACGCCGACGAGGCGCGCTGGTGGTGGCTGGTGCCCTCCGACTCCGACTACGCCCTGGAGTGGCCCGCCCCCGCGCACTACGCCACAGGCGCCCTCCTGCCGGACTCACCGCACGTCCCCGGCCTCGTCCACCGGCCGGACGGCACGCTTCCGTACACCCCGCCGATCCCCCTCTACCTGGCCCTGTGCCGCCTCACGGGCACGACGCCCACCTGGTCACGGGCGATCAGCGCCTAGGCCGCGTCTGACAATTCCCGCCGGGCCTCCGCGAGCCGGTCCCGGAGCCGTCCCGGCGCACGCCCGCGCGTCCCGGCTCTCCCGCCCCGCGCCCTGCCCTCACCCGTCTCGTCCCGCGATAGTGGCCCTTCGTCGACTATCGCGATCGGGGGAGGCCGACGGTGGGAGAGGCACGAGAGGCGGGCACGGCACAGGAGGCGGGGAAGGCACGGAAACCGCCGGGTCCCGACGAGCGTGACGTGTCCGAGTCGGAACGGCTCCTCTTCGGCGGCCCGCTCCGCTACGACATGGGCTGGAACCAGCACCGGGACGCCTTTCTGGAGCTGAACTTCCGCGCCATGGTCACCCGGCTGCCGTCCCTCCTGCGCACCAGCCTCCGGCTGGCCCGGCAGGCCGACCCGAAAGCCGCCCGGATCGTGCTGTCCGCCGAGATCGCCCGGGGCGTGGCGCAGGCGATCGGTCTGCTCGCGATGAACACCGTGCTGGGCCGGCTCATCACCGGCGGCCCGATCGAGGACCGACTGCGCGGCGCCGCCCCCGCACTGGCCGCCATGGCCGTCGTCCTCCTGATCGGGGCGCTGCTGCGGGCCGCGTCGACGTATGCCACCGGGCGGCTCGAGCCCAAGGTGGAGCGGGTGGCGACCGAGCTGTACCTGGAGCGGGCGGCCGCGGTCGAGCTCGCCGCGATCGAGGACCACGCCTTCCACAAGCTGCTGGACACCGCGCAGTACGGGGCCCGGTCCAGCCGTTACATGATCAGTCACGGCACGCGCGTGGTGAACGCGATGATCTCGCTGGCCGCGTCGGCCGGGGTCCTCACCGTGCTGCACCCGCTCCTGCTGCCGCTGCTGGTCACGATGACGCTGCCGAGCGCCTGGAGCGCCCTGACCAACGCCCGGCGCCGCTACGAGTCGTTCCACACCTGGGTGCAGCACGCGCGCGCGGGTCACCTGATCGCCGGTCTCCTCACCGAGCCGGCGGCCGCGCCCGAGATCCGCGTCCACGGCGTCGGCCCCTTCCTGCTGCGCCACTTCCGCGCGATGTCGGAGACGGCGGAGGCGGAGCAGGCCCGGCTGGCCCGGCTCGCGGCCCGCACCGGACTGTTCGCGGCGACCTGGACGGGCCTCGCGACGCTGGCGACGTACGCCACGCTGGGCGGGCTGCTGCTCACCGGGACGATGGCGCTGGCGGTGGCGGGCACGGCCGTGATCGCGATCCGCAGCGGCTCCGCGAGCCTGAACACCCTCGTCCTGGAGGTCAACCAGCTGCACGAGGAGGCCCTGTTCGTGGGCGACCTCCAGCGCCTCTACGTGGAGGCGGCCGAACGGGCGATCCCGGTGGGCGGCGCGGCCCTGCCGGAGGAGCCACGGGAGATCCGTTTCGAGAACGTCACGTTCGGCTATCCGGGCGAGTCGGCGCGTCCCGCCCTCGACGACGTCAGCCTCTCGCTCCCCCTCGGCCGGATCGTCGCGCTCGTCGGCGAGAACGGCTCCGGCAAGACGACCCTGGTGAAGCTGCTGGCGGGGCTGTACAGGCCGGACCGGGGGCGGATCCTGTGGGACGACGTGGACGCGGCGGACGCGGACCGGCACCAGCTGGCCGAGCGCATCGCGATGGTGGCGCAGGACTTCAAGCGGTGGCCGTTCACGGCCCGGGTCAACGTCGCGATCGGCCGTTCCGCCGCGCCGCTCACCGAGGAACGGCTGGCCGCGTCGATCGCGGAGGCGGGCGCCCAGGAAGTGGTCGAGGACCTGCCGCGCGGTCTGGACACCCTGCTGGCCCGGCACTTCAGCGGCGGTCACGAGCTGTCCGGCGGCCAGTGGCAGCGGCTCGGCATCGCCCGGGCGGCGTACCGGCGCGGGCGCATCCTGATCGTGGACGAGCCGACGGCGGCCCTGGACGCCCGGGCCGAGCTGGAGGTCTTCGAGAAGATCCGCGCGCTGGCCGACAGCGGCCAGACGGTCGTGCTGATCACCCATCGGCTGGCGTCGGTCCGGCACGCGGACCTGGTGCACGTCCTGGACCAGGGCCGGCTGGTGGAGTCCGGAACCCCGGACGAGCTGCTGGCGGGCGGTGGCGTCTACGCCGAGCTGTACACGCTTCAGGCCGAGCAGTTCACGGCGCAGGTGCCCGCCCCGTCACAGGCGGGCTGACGGCTCACCGCGCGCTGTCGCCGCCCCGGACGACCACCAGGAACGTGTCCGTGGCGAGGTCCATGACGACCTCGGCGGCCAGCCCCTCCATGCGTCGCGCCTGCGCGAACTCCTCCGCCGGCCACGAGCCCCGCGGCCCACCCGCGGGAAAGCGCTCGAGCACGGTCCGCCCGTTCACCATCTCGCACCTCCGTTCAGCGTCGTACTTGTAGGAGTTAACGCTCTTGGGAGGTCGAAGGCCTCGGCCGGTTGCGGGACTGAGACGTAGTTGACACGCGTTCAACGCAGAGTGTGAGAATCCGGTCACCTTACGAACATCTCGGGCACGCTCCGTGTCAGGACTCGTACTCGTCGTGGTAACGCGCCCGCGCATCGCTCGGCGGCCCCAGCGCCGTCAGGTCCAGGAAGCTCATCGCCGGGCCGAGCCGGTCGAGCTCGCGGTCGAACACCGAGTAGGTGTGGAAGACCCGGTCGCCCTCCCGGAGGAAGCAGCTGACCCCGGGCCGCTCGGCGAAGCCGCCGGGCTGCCCCACCGTCGCTTCGAAGTCGCCGTTGAAGTCGTCGTCGTACGAGGAGTACCAGGGCACCGTCCAGCCCATGCGCGCCTTGAACGGCAGGATCCTCGTGAACGGCGCCCTGCACACCACGGCGAACGAGGTGCCGTACGCGTTCAGGTGCGCGAGACGACCGACCTGGTCGAGGAAGGCCGCGACGCGTCTGCCGTGGCTGCGGTCGAGGAGCGCGGGTATCCGCCGCCCCAGCTCGCGCACGACCTCCGGTACGTCGATCGTCAACAGCTCGCGGTCGCGCATCAGGACACGTCCGTCGACGATCGTGGTGCGCACGCGCTCGCAGGCGGGCGGCCCGGCCGCCTCGGCGGTGCTCGTGACCTCGTCCACGGCCCCGTCCCGGACCACGATCGCGGCGTCCTCCCGGAACGTGGCGCGTTCTTCCGCGTCGTGCGTGAGGACGGTGCAGCCGGTGATGACGAGATCGGCGGTACGGAAAGGCTCCGAGGACTCCGAGGACTCCGAGGACTCCGAGGAGGGCGGCGGAGAAGGCGTCATCGCGTCAACGTACGACGGTGTCGTGCCCGCGGGTGAGCCGTGGCGCGCATCTTGTCCCGAACCTGTCGCCGGCCGCCGCGGACGGGCACCCTGGCGCCACGACACCTCCTGGAGGGAGCCCGGCATGCTCCTCGGCACCTGGAACCTCGAGAACCTGTACCGGCCCGGAGGACCGTTCGGCCCGAAGGACAAGGCCGCCTACGAGGCGAAGCTCGCCGCGCTCGCCGCCGTCGTCACCGCGCTCGACCCGGGCGTGCTCGGCGTCCAGGAGGTCGGGGAGCCCGAGGCGCTGGCGGACCTGCTGGAGACGGTGGGCGGCACCTGGCACGCGGCGCTGTCCGCGCATCCCGACAGCCGGGGCATCCGGGTCGGCGTGATCAGCCGTACGCCTCTGGAGGTACTGGCCGACACGCGCGCGTACCCGGCCGGACTGCGGCCCGTGCAGGCCGACGACTCGGGGGCCACCTCGGACGGGTCGGGCCGCGGCTTCCTCGCGGTGGAGACGGTCACGCCCTCCGGGCCGCTGCGGGTGGCGGTGGCCCATCTGAAGTCGAAGCTGCTGTCGTACCCGGGTGATCGTTTCTTCCCGCGCGACGAGGGCGAACGGGCCCGCTACGGCGCCTACGCCCTCTACCGTCGGGCGGCCGAGGCGACGGCGCTGCGCGCCCTGGCCGACGTTCTCCTGGCCGGGGACGGCCGCGAGCGGGACGTGGCGGTGCTGGGCGACCTGAACGACGAGGTCCAGGCGGCGACCACGCAGATCCTGCTCGGCCCGCCCGGCTCGGAGCTCGGCACCCGCGGGTTCGAGACGCCCGACCAGGGCGACGCGGCCCGCCTGTGGGACGTGGCCCCGCTGATCCCCGCCGACCGCCGCTACTCGCGGATCAACTCCGGTCGCCGCGAGCTGATCGACCACGTACTGACGAGCCACCGCCTGGTCCACCGGCTGACGTCGGCGGGCACGGGTGCGGATGCGGGGCCGGGGTCGCAGGAGGAGTTGCGGCTCCCGTCGGTGGGGCTCGATCCGGCGGCACGCAGGAACGAACCGGGGTCGGACCACGCGCCGGTGTGGGTGCGGATCGACTGACAGGCGGGCAGGACAGGGCAGGACAGGAAGGGGCAGGGCAGGGAGGGGCTACCCGGCCACCGGCAGATCCGGCACGGGCGCCCGCAGCCCCACCCGGTCCCGTCCCGCCGCGAGTTCGTCGAGGAGTTCGGCGAGCCGCTCCCGGTGCCGTGCGGTGAGCCGTCCGGTGTCGTCGAGGTGGACGGCGCAGGCGGTGGTCGTGTCGACGAGCCGTTCGAGTACGGCGGCGACCTCGTCGGTGCCCTCCGTGTGCCGGGCGACGGCGGGCAGTTCGTGGGCCGCGAGGGCGATGGCGGTGCGGGCCTCGGCGAGGGCGCGGTAGGCCTCGCGGCGCAGGGTCCAGCGGGCGGCGCGGTCGTCGGAGCCGTCGAGTACATGGGTGAGGTAGGCGTGCGCGGCGGCCGCGGCGACGGCGAGCCGGGCGCGTACCTGACCGCCGCGCTCCCCCGGCATCGGCAGATGCCCGACGATCAGCACGATCGCGCAGGCCAGCAGGGTTTCCGTGATCCGGCTGACGGAGGCCTGGGGCTCTCCGCCGACCATCACCAGGGACAGCACGAGGACGGTGACGACGGCCGTCTGGGCGGCGAAGTGCCGGGTGGACACGGGGATGAGCGCTCCGCACAGGGCGACCAGCGCCACGAGCCCCTCCGGCCGGGGCAGCACGGCGGCGAAGCCGGCGAAGAGCAGCGCCCCGAGCACGGTCCCGGCGGCCCGGCACAGCACCCGGGACACCAGGGGCCCGAGGTCGGGCTTGACCAGGAAGACGGCCGTGGCGGGCAGCCAGTACCAGTGCGTGTGCCGGCCGTACCACTGCGAGTGGTAGAGGGCCTGCGCGACGGCGGCGCTGGCCCCGAAGGAGAGGGCGACCCGCAGCCCGTACTCGCGGCCCCCCGCGCCGAACCCGGTGCGCAGCAGGTCCCGGACGCCGCGCCGGCGGGCGTGCAGGTCACCGCCGCCGCCCTGGTCGAAGGCGTCGGCGGCGTGCAGCAGGGCGTCGTCGAGGGCGCGCAGCGCGGGGGCGGACCGGGAGGGCGCGGGCAGCGGCCCGGTGTGGGTGTTCTCGCGGACCGCGGCGGCGAGCCGTCGGGGCCCGGCCGAGGCCCGTTCGGAGAGGCGTTCCGCGGCCCAGGCGAGGGCGGTCGCGGCCTCGGCGAGGGGCAGCGCGGCCGCGTACTGGGCGTGCAGCCGCCGTTCGGAGGCGGAGCTGGCGTAGCGCCGGAGCCGGGGCCCGGCGAGGGCGTCCTGGGCGTGGTCGAGGGCTGCGGTGAGCGCGGCGCGGCGGGCGGTGGCGTGCTCGGTCCCCGTGGCGTCGAGCAGCTCCGCGACGGCGTCGTACACGCGGGCCACCGCGTCCCGTTCACCGTCGAACCGGAAGTCGCCGGTCATCGCGCCGGGCGTGGGCAGGACGAGCCGCAGCGCGAGCAGCCATCCGGCGCCGGCGAGGAAGGCGAGGGCGCGCGTCCACCCGGCGTCCGCTGCCGGCATCCCGGCCCCGATCGCCGAGGCGACGAGCAGCTGCGTCCCGGCGCCGGACGCGACGGGCCCGACGGCGCTCATCCCGCCGGCGAGGAGCCCGAGCCCGGTGAGGACGGCCGTCAGCGCGACGGCCCCGACGTGATCCCCGACGTAGGTCCCGACGAGCAGCCCACCCGCACCCACGAGCGCGGGCGCCCCGAGCCGCTTCACGGCGGTCCGCCTGCTGCCGGGCCGGTCGTTGATCCCGGCGAGCATCGCCGCGATGGCCGCGACCACCCCGAGTGAGATCCGGCCCAGGAGGACGGACGCGAGGAGCAGCGGCCCGGCGGCCAGCGCCCCCCGCGTGACCGCGCTCCAGGGGACGGGTCCGCGCTGGGCGCGCAGGGCGTGGGCGAGCCAGGGCGGAAGAGCGGCGAGCGGACGGAATGCGCGAGCGGGAATGTGCGGGCGCGGGGACACGGAGCTCCTGTCGGGGCGAGGGCGGGGGTGTGCCTTCGGGCGACGGTGGCCGGGGCTTGTCAGCTGTGAGCTGTGGTGTCCACGGTACGGGGCGGTCTTGGAGAGGTGGGGGCGGTTACGTTTCAGCGAGGTGACGGCCGGCCCGAATCCCGCGTTCTTTATGAACGCAAGGCCGGAAACGGGAGCGGGACCGGGGGCGTAGCCTGCCCCCGGCCCCTGTGGAGCCACCCATGTCACACGCCGGCGCACTTGAGGACCCAGGTCAGTCGTGATGTCGTCGCGTCCTGCCTTTGGACCACCGCGCATCGAGCTGCGCGGGCCGGACTTGAACCGGCATTTCGACGTCCGGGGGCCTGGGCCCGGTCGCTCCGGCGATCGGCGGCGAATGCTGAGTCTGGAGCGAGAGTCTGAGATTCATCGCGATCCGTCCCTGAATTGCTCGGCGGGTACGGTTCGCTCGTCACGACAAGCTTCAGCTTCAGCTTGCGCTCCTCGCGCACCCCGGTCACTGAGGACCGGGGAGTCTCGAAGGCTACCCGAACAGATAGCCGAACACGGCGTCACCGACCCGCTGGTCGACGACGTCGGCGCCGTTCGCCTCCTCCCGGGCGAACTTCACCGCCTGCTGGACCTTCTCCAGGCGCGCCAGGAGTTCGTTGACCCGGCGGGCGGGAAGGGCCCCCGAGAACTTCACGGTCGTCCAGTAACCGACCGGCACGTCCTCGTAGTACACCTCGACCTGCGCCGGGTGCTTGTCGGTCGCCTCCGCCTTCACATGGTTGCGCGGCACCTTCTTGGTGCGCAGCGTCCGTACCGGCTCGGTCTTCCACGCGTCGGTGGACGGGTCCTGCGCCCAGGACTCGGAGGCGTCGAGCACGGGCAGCCTGCGCACGAAGGCGCTCAGATCGACGAGCTGCTTCTCGAGGAAGAGCAGGTAGGACACCGGTACTTCGGCGACGAGAACACGGCCGTCGACCTTCACATCGGCGCGGGCGGTGCAGTTGGCCCAGTCCTTCGTGGCGGTCACGTCGAACAGCCGGGTCAGCGTGGCCGCGGTCTCCCGCAGCACGTCCTCGGCCTTCACCTGCACCCGTGTCGACTCGGGCGGCAGCTGCTCGCCCTCCTCGTCCTTGGGCTGGTAGCTCCGCGAGATACCGGCCAGCAGCGCGGGCTTCTGGAGTCCGTGCTGAGCCGTGCTCAGGTCCTGGTGGGCCTTGGACTTGATGCCCTTCTCGACTGCGATGATCTGATTGAGTTTCGCCACGACGAGGACGGTAGCGGCTCCGACGGCATCACCCCAAAGGGTTATTGACCGAAGAGACGGCCGGCCCTTCCCAACGCCTCCCCCAGTTCGCCGGGACCGGACCCGCGGAGTTCCGCGACGATGCCGTCGACACCCCGCAGTCCGGCCCGCTCCAGCAACCGCTTCTCGTTCGTCACCCACTCCCCCCGCGCCGCGAGCACGCCGTGGCCCGCCTGTACGGCGGCGGTGACGAGGGCG
The sequence above is a segment of the Streptomyces asoensis genome. Coding sequences within it:
- a CDS encoding FUSC family protein yields the protein MSPRPHIPARAFRPLAALPPWLAHALRAQRGPVPWSAVTRGALAAGPLLLASVLLGRISLGVVAAIAAMLAGINDRPGSRRTAVKRLGAPALVGAGGLLVGTYVGDHVGAVALTAVLTGLGLLAGGMSAVGPVASGAGTQLLVASAIGAGMPAADAGWTRALAFLAGAGWLLALRLVLPTPGAMTGDFRFDGERDAVARVYDAVAELLDATGTEHATARRAALTAALDHAQDALAGPRLRRYASSASERRLHAQYAAALPLAEAATALAWAAERLSERASAGPRRLAAAVRENTHTGPLPAPSRSAPALRALDDALLHAADAFDQGGGGDLHARRRGVRDLLRTGFGAGGREYGLRVALSFGASAAVAQALYHSQWYGRHTHWYWLPATAVFLVKPDLGPLVSRVLCRAAGTVLGALLFAGFAAVLPRPEGLVALVALCGALIPVSTRHFAAQTAVVTVLVLSLVMVGGEPQASVSRITETLLACAIVLIVGHLPMPGERGGQVRARLAVAAAAAHAYLTHVLDGSDDRAARWTLRREAYRALAEARTAIALAAHELPAVARHTEGTDEVAAVLERLVDTTTACAVHLDDTGRLTARHRERLAELLDELAAGRDRVGLRAPVPDLPVAG
- a CDS encoding helix-turn-helix domain-containing protein, translating into MSEPRSAPTVGQVVLGRRLLDLRERAGLKREEAARILRVAPATVRRMEMAEVSLKIPYLQLLLKAYGVTDEEAEGFVQLAEDANKPGWWQRFHDVLPGWFSMHVSLEGAAALIRQYEPHFVPGLLQTKDYARGVLRSGAIGQTRPEDIERLVDLRIQRQDLLTRQDAPRLWVVMDETVLRRPVGGPEVMRAQIDTLLEVAKLPNVTLQVAPFENGPHPGTYGPFVLFRFAMPELPDMVYSEYLTGAVYLDARTEVATHLEVMDRMAAQAATAHRTKEILRDLRKEL
- a CDS encoding endonuclease/exonuclease/phosphatase family protein — protein: MLLGTWNLENLYRPGGPFGPKDKAAYEAKLAALAAVVTALDPGVLGVQEVGEPEALADLLETVGGTWHAALSAHPDSRGIRVGVISRTPLEVLADTRAYPAGLRPVQADDSGATSDGSGRGFLAVETVTPSGPLRVAVAHLKSKLLSYPGDRFFPRDEGERARYGAYALYRRAAEATALRALADVLLAGDGRERDVAVLGDLNDEVQAATTQILLGPPGSELGTRGFETPDQGDAARLWDVAPLIPADRRYSRINSGRRELIDHVLTSHRLVHRLTSAGTGADAGPGSQEELRLPSVGLDPAARRNEPGSDHAPVWVRID
- a CDS encoding DUF899 family protein — protein: MTPSPPPSSESSESSESSEPFRTADLVITGCTVLTHDAEERATFREDAAIVVRDGAVDEVTSTAEAAGPPACERVRTTIVDGRVLMRDRELLTIDVPEVVRELGRRIPALLDRSHGRRVAAFLDQVGRLAHLNAYGTSFAVVCRAPFTRILPFKARMGWTVPWYSSYDDDFNGDFEATVGQPGGFAERPGVSCFLREGDRVFHTYSVFDRELDRLGPAMSFLDLTALGPPSDARARYHDEYES
- a CDS encoding DUF397 domain-containing protein → MNHIRTQSRPRVRAQRIYNGMPARELGSEGWHKPWSGGNGGNCLEAMKLADGRIAVRQSTDPDGPALIYTSDEMTAFIEGAKAGEADFLLS
- a CDS encoding ABC transporter ATP-binding protein; this encodes MGWNQHRDAFLELNFRAMVTRLPSLLRTSLRLARQADPKAARIVLSAEIARGVAQAIGLLAMNTVLGRLITGGPIEDRLRGAAPALAAMAVVLLIGALLRAASTYATGRLEPKVERVATELYLERAAAVELAAIEDHAFHKLLDTAQYGARSSRYMISHGTRVVNAMISLAASAGVLTVLHPLLLPLLVTMTLPSAWSALTNARRRYESFHTWVQHARAGHLIAGLLTEPAAAPEIRVHGVGPFLLRHFRAMSETAEAEQARLARLAARTGLFAATWTGLATLATYATLGGLLLTGTMALAVAGTAVIAIRSGSASLNTLVLEVNQLHEEALFVGDLQRLYVEAAERAIPVGGAALPEEPREIRFENVTFGYPGESARPALDDVSLSLPLGRIVALVGENGSGKTTLVKLLAGLYRPDRGRILWDDVDAADADRHQLAERIAMVAQDFKRWPFTARVNVAIGRSAAPLTEERLAASIAEAGAQEVVEDLPRGLDTLLARHFSGGHELSGGQWQRLGIARAAYRRGRILIVDEPTAALDARAELEVFEKIRALADSGQTVVLITHRLASVRHADLVHVLDQGRLVESGTPDELLAGGGVYAELYTLQAEQFTAQVPAPSQAG
- a CDS encoding PLP-dependent aminotransferase family protein, coding for MVDSWVNSAERIGADLHVELAGPGGRRAALIRALREAVRGGRLPPGTRLPPYRSLAADLGVARNTVADAYAELVAEGWLTARQGSGTRVADRTEPLRPVQRTPVKAPPRARGPRHDLRQGTPDASSFPRAAWLTSYRRAVQQAPNEVFGPGDPAGRRELREALTEYLARARGVRTEPERIVICSGFAHALRLLFGPGSGLPRGPLAVEAYGLDFHRGLLAAAGVRTTPLPLDADGARVERLDRERAVLLTPAHQFPTGGPLHASRRTAVIDWARARGGVLLEDDYDGEFRYDRKPVGAVQGLDPERVIYLGSVSKSLSPALRLGWMVLPERYVDGVLAAKGEREAWASVLDQLSLADLIVSGAYDRHVRRMRQRYRGRRDRLVEALTAQAPHVEVTGVAAGLHAVLRLPPGTERSALKAAAWQGVALDGLASFRHPATDMTPEDGLVVGYATPPEHAYAAALDALCRILPPPNGRRRPALEWGAP